The Urbifossiella limnaea nucleotide sequence TCCGCGACGGCAAGACGGAAGAGGTGGGCTGGAACTTCGAGAAGTTCCTCATCGGGCGTGACGGGCGCGTGGTCGCCCGGTTCAAGTCGGCGGTGGCCCCGGAGTCGAACGAGCTCCAGACCGCCGTCCGCACCGAGCTGGCGAAGAAGTAACCCCCGGGCGAACCCGCCGCCGCGGCCCGCCTCCTTTAGGGGGCGGGCCGTATCATTTCCGGGGGCACCCATGACGACCACCGACCTCGCCGGCGTCCTCGACTTCCTCCGGGCCGCGGAAGCGATCAAGACGCAGACCCGCAGCGGCTACACCTCGGCCGGCCGCGCCGAGAGCGTCGCCGACCACACGTGGCGGCTCTGCCTCATGGCCGTCGTCCTGGCCGACCAGTTCCCCGGCATCGACTTCGCCCGCCTCATCCGCATCTGCGTCGTCCACGACCTCGGCGAGGCGATCGGCGGCGACGTGCCCGCCGTGAACCAGTCAGCGGCCGCACCGAAGGCCGACAGCGAGCGCGCCGACCTGATGACGCTCCTGGCCCCGCTCCCCGCGCCGCTGCGCGACCACGTCACCGAACTGTGGGACGAGTACGAGGCCGCCGCGACGCCGGAGGCGAAGCTGGCGAAGGCGCTCGACAAGCTCGAAACGCTGCTCCAGCACACGCAGGGGGCCAACCCGCCGGGCTTCGACTACCGCTTCAACCTCGACTACGGCCGGCAGTACACCGCCGCCCCGCCGCTAGTTGCCGCCATCCGCGACGCCCTGGACCGCGACACGCTCCGCCGCGCGGAGGGCGCGTGATGCCGCGTGTGTGGGTCTGCCGCGGGCACCAGTTCACGATCGGCCCGCGGCCGCTCGTCATGGGCATCGTGAACGTCACCCCGGACAGCTTCTCCGACGGCGGCCGCTTCCTCGACCCGGCGGCCGCGATCGACCACGGGCTGGCGCTTGCCGCGGAAGGCGCGAATATCCTCGACATCGGCGGCGAATCGACGCGCCCCGGCGCCCCGGCCGTGAGCGGAGCCGACGAACTGGCCCGCGTCCTGCCCGTTGTCGCCGGGCTGGCGAAACGGGCCGCCCTACCCCTCTCGGTGGACACGACCAAGGCCGAAGTCGCCCGCCGCTGCATGTACGCCGGCGCTTCCATCATCAACGACGTGTCCGGCCTGACGGCCGACGCCGACATGCCGGGCGTGGTCGCGGCGACGGGGGCGGGCGTGGTCGTGATGCACATGCAGGGCACGCCGAGGACGATGCAGCAGAATCCGGTCTACGGCGACGTCGTGGGCGAGGTCGCGGGGTATCTCGAAGCGCGGTTGCACGCCCTCGCCGCGGTCGGTATCTCCCCGGACGCGGTCTGCCTCGACCCGGGCATCGGCTTCGGGAAGACGCTCGACCACAACCTGACGCTGCTCGCCCACCTTGACGCGGTCGCCGCCCTCGGCCGGCCGGTGTGCCTGGGCGTGAGCCGCAAGAAGTTCATCGGCACGCTGTGCGGCCGCGAGCCGGCCGACCGCGCCGCAGGGTCGCTGGCTGTGGCGACGATCGCCGCCGCACGCGGGACGGCGCAAGTGCTGCGAGTTCACGACGTGGCCGCCACCCGCGATGCAGTCGTGCTTCTGGCCGCGATCAACCGTGCTCGCCGCCCGGACGTCGCCGCTGGTAGAATCACACAGCCCTGACCCGCACCCGGAAGAGCCGTGACCGCCGTCCTCCCCGCGAAACCCGAAGCGAACCTCGACGGCCTCTGCCGCGACCTGGCCGCCCGCGCCCGCGCCGCCGCCGACGCCCTCACCTCCGTCCGCACCGACGCCAAGAACCGCTGGCTTCAAGCCGCCGCCGCCGCACTCGAATCACGCTCCGCGGAAATCCTCGCTGCCAACGCCGACGACGTGGCCGCCGCTCCCGGTTACGGCCTGAACGCCGCCGCCATCGACCGCCTGACGCTGACGCCCGCCCGCCTGAAGGCTGCGGCCGACGGGCTGCGGCAGGTGGCGGCGCTGCCCGACCCGGTGGGCGAGGTCCGCGAGGGCGGCCGGCGGCCGAACGGGCTCGAAGTGCTGAAGGTCGGGGTGCCGCTCGGCGTCGTGTTCTTCATTTACGAGAGCCGGCCGAACGTGACGGTTGACGCCGCCGGGCTGTGCGTCAAGAGCGGCAACGCGGTCATCCTCCGCGGCGGCAAGGAAGCGATTCACTCGAACACCGCCCTGCACCGCGTCCTGGCGGCCGAGCTGCCCGCGTGCGGCCTCCCGCCTGACGCCGTGCAACTGGTGCCGACCACCGACCGCGAGGCCGTCGGGCACCTGTTGCGGCTCGGCGACTTGATCGATCTGGCGATCCCGCGCGGCGGCGAGAGCCTGATCCGCCGCGTGGCTCGTGAAGCGACCATGCCGGTGCTGAAGCATTACGACGGCAACTGCCACGTCTACCTCGACGCGGCCGCCGACCCGGACATGGCCGAGCGCATCGTGGTGAACGCGAAGTGCCAGCGGCCCGGCGTCTGTAACGCGGCCGAGAGCCTGCTGGTTCACGCCGCCGTCGCCGACACCCTCCTGCCGCGCGTCGCCGCCGCGCTCCAAGCGAAGGGCGTCGAGCTGCGCGGCTGCGAGGAGACGCGAAAGCGGGTGCCGTCGGCGAAGCCCGCGACCGACGCCGACCACCGCACCGAGTTTCTCGACCTGGTGATGTCGGTGAAGGTGGTGCCCGACCTGGACGCGGCCGTGCGGCACATCAACGCCTACGGCTCGAAGCACACGGACGCCATCGTCACGAGCGACCTCGCGGCGGCGCGGCGGTTTACGGAGCGGGTTGACGCCGCGGCCGTGGTGGTGAACGCGAGCACGCGGTTCAACGACGGCTTCGAGCTGGGGCTGGGCGCGGAAATCGGCATCAGCACCGACAAGTTCCACGCCCGCGGCCCGTGCGGGCTGCGCGAACTGACGACGTACAAGTACGTCGTCACCGGCGACGGGCAGATTCGGGGATAACGGACGGAGTCGGGGTCATGCTGGCCGGCATGTTCGTACTCGTCGCCGCGGGGGGGCTGTTCTGGCTGGCGTACCGCCGGCCGCGGCCCCGGCGGTGGCTCATTCCGCGGCGCCAGCCACTCACCGCCCGCACCGCCGCCGGCCGTGGCACCCGCCCGCTTCCCACGTCCGACACCGCCGCGCTCGTCGCGGAGTTGAACCAGCCCGTCGGTCCGGACGCCGACGAACAGGCCGGCCGACGGGCCGAGGTCGCTGCGGCGCTGCGGCGCGACGGCAGGACGGACGCGCTGCCGGCCGTGATCCGCTGTGCCGACGCCGCCGCCGGCTTGCCGCGCGGGCTGCTCCTGTCCGCGGAGGCGGTCGGCTTCCCGAACTTCTCCGTGCTGCTCACCAGCCCCGCCCGCGCCGACCGGCACGCGGCGTACCGCGCCCTGGCCCGCACTGCTCGTGGCGGCCGCGACGGGGCGCTCGACGTGGCTTCACTCGTGCGGGCGGGGTTGCTCGAGAATCTGGCCGACGTGTCACCCGGCGACGCCGACCCGTGGCTCGCCGCCGCCGTGATCGAGGCCGAGCGTGCGGCCCGGCGAGCCGAACTGTGGGTGAAGCTGTTGCCGTCCGCGGAACGTGAACACGCCGGGCGGCACGTCGCCCGACTGGGGCACTCGACCGAGCGCCGACACCGCTGGCTCCGCGACGCCGGCCACCGTCTGATCGGGAACTTCCCCTCCGCCGGCGACGACGAGCAGGCCGCCACCCTTCGCGTCCTCGACGACCTACGGGTCGACGTGTCGGCACTGTTCCCGTCGCTACCGGAGCGACGCACGCCGTGGTGGGCGGACGCCGTGCGCGCCCTCCGCTGGGCACGCACCCGCGACTACGGCCCCGCCCTGGCGGAACAGGCCGAACGCCTCCTGTTCACGGCACGTCCAGGCCCGACGATCCACGCCGTGCTGACCGGCCTCCGCAACGCCCGCAGCCCGGGAGTCGAGCGCGTACTCCTCGGCGGCGCGAGGCACCCGGACGCGAACGCCCGCTGCGCGGCAGTCGCGGCGTTCGGCTGGGCCGAACCCTTCGACCGGGCCGCCGTCATCGCCGCTCTCCGAGCGGCCCGCGGCGACGCCGACGCGAACGTCCGCCGGGCCGCTGTCGCTGCACTGGCGCGGTTCGGCGAACTGGCGGCGCTGCGAGAATACGCTCAGGGGTTGCTCGCGGAAGACCCGGCCGTTCGGCAGGCGACCGCGCTGTCGGCCGCTGACGAAGGAGTGAGTTGGCTCTGGCCCGATCTCGACCTCGTGGCCGACCACGCCGACGCGGAAACGGCGCTGGCCGCCGCCGAGGCGCTGGAGCGGATGCGCGAGGCGGCGCTCGGCCTGGTCGAGTGATCAGCCCGCGCCCTTCACCACGTCCACGAACGCCCGCAGCGACGGCGGCCGGTAGCGCTGCTTGTGCCACACCGCACACAGCGTGCGTGTCGGGGTCGGCTTCGCCATAGGCCGGTAGACGCGACCCGGGTGGGCGTCGCCGACCGCGGCCATCTCGGGCACGACGGACACCCCCTGCCCGGCCGCGACCATGCCGAGCAGCGTGGCGATCTGCTCGCCGCGGCACACCACCTTCGGCTCCGCCCCGCCGCGGCGGCACAGGCTCAGCACCTGGTCGCCGAAGCAGTGAACGTCGTCGAGGAGGATGAACGGCTCGTCGAGCACGTCGGCCAGTTTCACGACGCCGCGGGCGGCGAGGCGGTGGGCCGCGGGGAGTGCAACGACCAGCGGCTCGGCGAACAGTTTCTCGACGTGCAGGTGGTCGTCTCGGACCGGCAACGCCATGACGCCCACGTCCAGCTCGCCGGCGTTGAGTGCGGCGAGGAGGTGTTCCGTCCGCTCTTCATAAATTTGGAGCTGGATCGTGGGGTTGGTCTTGGTGAAGCGCGACACCACGCCCGGCAGCAGGAACGGGGCGATGGTGGGAATGGCTCCGGCGCGGAGGCGGCCGCCCTCCCCGGAATCGCGAACGGCGCGTTCCGCCTCGCTCACGGCGGCGAGAATGCCCTGCGCCCGGCCGAGGAGTTCGCGGCCGGCGTCGGTCAGCACGACCTTGCGACCGAGGCGGTCGAACAGCCGGCGGCCGACGCCGTGCGGCTTGCCTTCGAGGCGGATGACCTGCTCGCTGAGCGTCGGCTGCGTGACCCCCTCGCGCTCCGCGGCTCGGGTGAAGCTGCCGGTCTCGGCCACGGCCACGAAGTAACGCAGCTGGTGCAGTTCCATTACGAGTCCCGATGGGAATCGGCCGAAGGATCGTTCCTACCATTGTAGCCTGGCCGATAGAACAGCGGCATGAGCAACCCGTTCCGCGACCTGCCGGCCGTCGCCCGCGTGCTCGAAACGGCCGCCGCCGTCGCGGCGCGGGCGCGGCACTCGGCCGCCGACCTGACCAAGGCGGTGCGAGATCAGCTCGACACGATTCGCGCCGCGATCGCCGCCCGCGGCGAAGCGGGCGACGTGTCTGCGGAATCGATCGCGGCCGCGGCAGTGGCGCGGCTCGACGTGGACGCGATCCCGCGACTTCGGCCCGTCATCAACGCGACCGGCGTGGTGCTACACACGAACCTCGGCCGGGCACCGCTGGCGGAAGAAGCCGCGCGCGCGGCGTTCGAGGCCGGCCGCGGCTACCTGAACCTTGAACTCGACCTGGCCTCCGGCAAGCGCGGCTCGCGGCAGGACGCCGTGCGCGACGGCATTCGCGCCGTCACCGGCGCGGAGGCGGCGACGGCCGTGAACAACTGCGCGGCCGCGACGGTCATCGTGCTGCGGGCCGTCGCCGCCGGGCGCGAAGTGATCGTTTCGCGCGGCCAGTTGATCGAGATCGGCGGCGGCTTCCGGATCCCCGACATCATGGCCGTGAGCGGGGCGACGCTTCGGGAAGTGGGCACGACGAATATCACGCGGGTGGCCGACTACGAACGCGCGATCGGGCCGAGCACCGCGGCGCTCATGCGCGTCCACACCAGCAACTACCGCGTTCGTGGGTACACCAAAGCGGTCGGACTTGATGAACTCGTGGCAGTCGGCCGCACGCGCGGGCTGCCGGTGATCGACGACGCCGGCAGCGGGCAGTCACTCGATCTGGCGCCGTTCGGCCTCCCCGGCGAGCCGCTCGTCTCGGCCGGCATCGCGGCCGGGACTGATCTCGTGCTGTTCAGTGGCGACAAGCTCCTCGGCGGACCGCAGGCTGGGATTATCGCCGGTCGCGCCGACCTGATCCGACGGATCGAGGCCGACCCGCTGATGCGGGCGTTTCGGCTCGACAAGATGACGCTCGCGGCGCTCGAAGTCACGCTGCGGCTGTACCGCGACCCAACCCGCGCCCGCCGCGACATCCCCGTGCTGCGGATGTTGACGACGCCACTTCCCGACTTGACGGCACGGGCTGAGCGCTTCGCGGAACGGCTTCGCGGAGTCGGTGTGCAGGCGGATGTGCAAGCGGACGTGGCTTATGTCGGCGGCGGGTCCCTCCCCGATGTCGCGGTGCCGACCGCGGTGGTCGCGGTCCACACGGCGAACGAAGCGGAGTTGGCGGCGCGGCTGCGTGGCGGGTCGCCTGGAGTCGTGGGGCGGATCCAGGGCGGGCGGTTGCTGCTCGACCTGCGGACGGTTTTCGAGCGTCAGGAGGACGAATTGCTGTCCGCGATCAGGGTCGCGTTCACCTTCGCCGAGTAGGCCGCGAACGCCGTGTCACTGAGTACAGGCGTCGCCCCGTCGGTCGGGACGTCGTCCACGAGTTCGACCCACGTCTTGCAGCCGGCGTACTCGGGCCGCTCAGGCACCTCCACCGGCGCGGGCAGTGCCGCCACCCGCACCGTCAGCACGAACAGCCCCGGCGAGCGGTAGTGGAAGCGCTGACGGACGGTGTCGGCAGTCCAGCCGTGGAGGCCGTCGAGGGCCAAGGCGTGGTCTAGTTCAGAGACCTTCCGCACGGCGGTCACTTCGGCCAGGTGCGTGAAGCGGAGCACTCCACCGCCCGGCCGGTCGGCCTCGGCGGCGTCCAGCAACGGCAGCAACTCGGACTTGATGCCGGTGCGGTGCTGCTCGTGGAAGTGCGTCGGGAGGAGCAGAAATCGCTCATGCTCGGGGCGGAATTCGCCGGCGGTTTCGGCTATGCCGCCTTTGCGGAGGATGACGGCCTGCCGCCCCTCGGCGAGCGCCCGGCAGATGACTGCCCACTCCTTGAACGCCACCGTCGCCATCGCCCGCCCCCGCTGCCGGACCGCTTGACCACCCGACACATCTTACCGGGCCGGTCGCCGGAATCGCCCAGTCCCGCCATCCGGACTGAAGCAGCCGGGTGCGGCAGGTCGAAAGGAGGGATGAGCTACGGGTTCGGCTCGCGTAGCCGAGCCCCGGCAGGATCACGGAGGTTCGTATGGTCACCCGGCTCCGCCTCTACACACCGCCGAGCGAGGAAGTCACGGAGCGGCCCGGCCCCGAGGTCCGCGTCCGCCTCGCCGACCTGCTCCCCGTCGCGGCCATGGCCCAGCGGATGAACTACGTCTGGATCAACGACTTCCTCGACGACGAGGTCATGGTCAGCCACGACCTGTACGAGGTGATGCAGGCCTTCCGCCCGAGCCAGCCGTCGAGCGCGTGACGGCTACTCCTCGTCGTCTTTCTTCAGGATGTCCGGCTTGCCGAACTGGCTGAGGTCGATGCTCCCCCGGAGCTCGCCCTCGGCCAGCCGTATCCGCTGCTCCAGTTCCTTCAACTTCCCCGTGATCACGTCCAGCTTCGTCTTGAGGTCGTCGCGCTGGTTCGGCTTCGGCACCTCGGGGTAGCCGAGCTGTCGCTGCAGCGCGGAGAACAGGTACACCGGCTCCCGCCCGCGGCTCGCCTTGCCGATCTTCCCCTCCTTGACGCCGAAAACCGGCGGCACCGGCGGCTCGTAGGTCGGCTCGCCCCGCCGCACGTCCGCGACGTACTGCTCCGACCGCAGGTACACGAGCTGCCCCAGGTCGATGACGCCCATCTGGCGGCGGGCGAAGGCGACGAACTCCTTCCACACCGGGTCGTAGTGCGGGTCGAGGGCCATCGCGTCGAGCGCGGGGTTGTAGCCGAGGCGGTTACGGGTGACCGTCTCGAACTGGTAGACGAAGAGCCCGGCCTGCGACACGGCGGCGGCCTTGTACGCCGCCTCGCGCTCCAGCACCAGGAAGGCCGTACGCATCTCGAACTTCTGCCCGGCCGTCTCCGCCTGCGTGACGACGAACGTCTGGAACGGCGTGAAGTAGTGCGGCAGCTTGGCGAAGCCGCTGCCGACGTGGCCGCTGTGCTTCAGCTCGGTGACGAGGAACTGCACCGCGAACGGCAGGCGGGTGGTGGTGAGCAGTTCGTCGTGGGCGGCGAGCAGGATGTCCTGCACCGGCAGGTTCTCGCCGAGCCGCTCGCGGACGGTGTGGAACAGGTGCGCCTGTTCGACATACTCCTCGCGGTCGAGCACGGGGGTGGTCATGCCTTTCAGGATACGGCGGGGCGGCGTGACGCGGAAAGTCGGGTCGCACCGGCGGCGCCCGGCGTGCCGGTCGGCGCGGTTCCGGGCGTGGCGCGGGTTGCGCGGCGGGGAGAGCGCGGGAGGTTGCGCGGTTCGGGCCGGATTGCCTGTTGCAGGTGTGGCCCGTGGTGAAAACTAGCAGCAGCATCCGGCGGTCGGTCGCTCAGAGACCGCGGCCGGACGATCTTCCAGACGAGCGCCGCGGGAGTTCACCATGAGGACGTGGGTGGTGGCAGGGCTGCTGGCCGCGGCCGGCCTGATCGGAAGCGGGGGCGACGCCGAGGCCGGGCACGTCGGCGCGTGCCGGTTCCCGCGCGCGTGCGTCAGCCCCGACCAGTGCGTCCCCGACGCCTGCGCCCCGGCCGTGCAGTTCCAGACGGTCGTGGAGCAGTGCCAGAAGGTGTGTTACCGGCCCGTCTACAAGACGTGCTACCAGCCGGAGCAGTACACGACGTACCGCACCGTGCAGGAGACGACCTGCCACGCCGAGAAGTACACCGTCACCCGCCCGGTGGTCGAATACTTCGACACCGTTCGCTGCTACACCGTCCAGAAGCCGGTCTACGAGACGCACCTCCAGGAGCAGCGGCACACGGTCATGCGGCCGGTGACTCGGACGTTCCAGGTCGAGGTGCCGTACGTCACCATGCGGCCGGTGTACGAGCAGCACGTCCGCGAGGTGGCCCACACGGTGATGCGGCCGCAGGTGACCGAGTTCCAGGTCGCCATACCGTACACGACGCGGCGGCCGGTGTACGAGCAGCACGTCCGCACCCACAGCTACACGGTCCACCGGCCGGTGGTCGAGCAGTACCAGGTGCCGGTGCCGTACACGGTGAACCGGCCGGTGTACGAGCAGCACGTCCGCGAGATCCCGGTCACCACCTACCGCACCGAGCGCGAGTGCTACCAGGTGGCCATCCCGTACACGACCTACCGGCCGGAGTACCAGCAGCACGTCCGCGAGCACCGCTACGTGACGCACCGCACCGTGACCGAGCCGTACCAGGTGTGCGTGCCCTACACGACGTGCCGCCCGGTGTACGACACGCAGACGTACACGGTGCCGGTGACGACGTACAAGACCGAAGTCTCGTACCGCACCGAGCAGCGGGTGAGCTACGTCCAGGAGCCGGTCGTCACCGAGCGCGTCGAGAAGGTCTGCACCGGCCGCTACGAGACGGTGACGGAACACGTCCCCGGCCCGGTGGTGACCCGCTGCGTCCGGCTGCCCGGCACGTGCGTGTTCGACCCCTGCACCTGCACGAGCCACTACTGCCCGGGTCCGGTGGTGCAGCAGCAGGTGCAGTGCCCCGGCCGCACCGTGTGCCGCAAGGTGTGGGTGCCGCACGAGGAGTGCCGCGTCGTCCGCGAGTGCCGCACGGTGTGCAAGCCGGTCTGCACCACGGTCCAGGTGCCGGTGTGCCGCCAGGTCCCCTGCACGGAGTACCGCACCTGCACGCGGACCGTGTGCCGGATGGTTCACGAGCAGCACGTCCGGTACGAGACGCGGACCCGCTGCTACACCGTGCCGGAAGAGAAGGTGTGCCAGGTGCCGTACACCACGTGCCGGATGGTGCCCGAGCAGCACGTCCGCCACGAGACGCGGACCCGCTGCTACACCGTGCCCGAGCACCGCGTCCACCGGCAGTGCTTCACGACCTGCCGCATGGTCCCCGAGACGCACGTGCGGATGGTGACGCAGCAGCGCTGCTACAGCGTGCCCGAGGTGCGGACGTGCCAGGTGCCGTACACGACGTGCCGGTGGGAGTGCGAGCAGCACGTCCGCTACGAGACGCGGCGGCACTGCACGATGGTCCCCGAGACGGTCGTACGCCAGGTGCCGTACACGACCTGCCGCATGGTGCCCGAACACCACGTCCGCCGCGAGACGCGCTGCGTGGTGGATCAGGTGCCTCAGGAGATCGTCCGGCACATCCCGGTCACGACCTGCCGAATTGAGACGGAGCAGCGGCAGCAGGTCGTCCGGCAGTGCCGGGTGAACCACGTCTGCGAGGAGCGGGTGCGGTACGTGCCGCACACGACCTGCAAGGTGATCCCCGAGACGCACTGCCGCATGGTGCCGGTCACGACGTGCAGCATGGAGCCGTACACGGTGACGTACTGCGTGACGCGGTGCGTGCCGGTGTGTGCCCCGGCCTGCCCGTAAGTTGTGTGAAGTAACCGAAGCAAAGCCCGGGGACGGCCGTCCCCGGGCTTTCTCGTTGACGGTGTTGCGGTTCTCTGCCGGTCCGCGGTTCCTATCCTGACGGCTGCGACACAGCCGGGAAGGACCGGGAGCGATGGCCACCACCCTCCGCGTCGGCGCGGTCAACTACCTGAACACGAAGCCGCTCGTCGAACGACTCCCCGAGTTCGCCCCGCGCATCGACCTGTCGTTCGCCCTGCCGAGCCGCCTCGCCGACCAACTCGCCCGCGGCGACATCGACGTCGGCCTCATCCCCGTGGTCGAGTACTTCCGCGGTCCCGGCTACTCGTTCGTCCCCGGCATCGCCATCGGCTCGCGCGGGCCGGTGCTCAGCGTCACGCTGTTCAGCCGCGTTCCGTGGGCCGACGTCCGCAGCGTATCGCTCGACGAGGGCTCGCGCACGAGCGCCGCCCTCACGCAAATCCTGCTGCGGAAGCGGTACGGCGTCCGCCCGCGGGTCGAGCCGCTGCCGATCGACGCCCCCGCCGACGACCTCACCACCGACGCCGTGCTCCTTATCGGCGACCGGGCGATGCGGGCCTGCCTGCCGGGCTACCGCTTCGCGTACGACCTCGGTGCGGAGTGGGCCGACTGGACCGGGCTGCCGTTCGTCTACGCCCTGTGGGCCGTCCGCCCCGGCGTCGACCTCGGCGACGCGGGAGCCGCCTTCCACGCCGCGAAGGAAGCGGGCCTGGCCGCGGCCGGGGCCATCGCCCAGCGTGAGGCGGCGGGGCTGGGGCTCGACCCCGGCTTCTGCCGCCGCTACCTCGAAACTGTAATCCGCTACGACCTCGGCCCGCGGGAGCTCGCCGGGATGGCGAAGTTCCACGACCTCGCGGCCGAACTCGGGCTCGCGCCGAAGGGGGCTACCGGTGTCCGCCAGCATCGACCGGATCTTGTCGAAAGCCGTTGACGGCGGCCGGCTCACGCCCGACGAGGGCGTCGAGCTGTTCCGCAGCCGCGACCTGCTGAAGCTCGGCCGGGCCGCGCACGCGGTCTGCTCGCGGCTCCACCCGGAGCCGTACCGCACGTACAACATCGACCGCAACATCAACTACACGAACGTCTGCGCCGCGGTCTGCGACTTCTGCTCGTTCTACCGCAAGACCGGCGACGCCGACGCCTACGTGCTGTCGCGCGAGGAACTGTACCGCAAGATCGAAGAGACCATCGCCCTCGGCGGCGACCAGGTGCTGATGCAGGGCGGGATGCACCCGTCGCTGAAGCTCGAATGGTATGAGGAGCTGCTGAGCGACCTCCGCGCCCGCTTCCCGGCAGTGAACCTGCACGCTTTCAGTCCGCCGGAGCTGTGGCACTTCCACAAGTTGAACAAGCTTCCACTGCGCGAGGTGCTGTCGCGCCTGAAGGCAGCCGGGCTCGGCAGCATCCCCGGCGGCGGCGGCGAAATCCTCGTGGACCGCGTCCGCAAGGCCATCACCAAGAACAAGGCGCTGACGGACGAGTGGCTCGAAGTGATGCGGGTGTGGCACGAGTTGGGCGGCCGGTCGAGCTGCACGATGATGTTCGGGCACGTCGAAACGGACGCCGAGCGCGTCGAGCACCTGCTGCGCCTGCGGCAGCTCCAGGACGAAACCAGCGGCTTCACCGCGTTCATCTGCTGGACGATGCAGCCGGGACACAGGATGACGCAGCAGCCCGAGGCGGGGGCGTTCGAGTACCTGCGCACGCAGGCGATCAGCCGGCTGATCCTCGACAACGTCCCGAACATCCAGTCGTCGTGGGTCACACAGGGGGCGAAGATCGGGCAAGTCGCCCTGTTCTACGGGGCGAACGACATGGGCTCCCTGATGATCGAGGAGAACGTCGTCGCGTCGGCCGGCACGGTCCACTACCTGACGCTGGAGGAAATCCGGCGCTGCATCCGCGAGGCGGGCTGGGAGCCGCGGCAGCGCGACGTGTACTACCGCCTCATCGACCCGAAGCCGGCCCCGCCACCGCGGGCCGAGCGGGCGTTGCCGGTGCTCGCCTGACCCGGCACAATGACGCCATGACCGACGACGTGGTGATGCGGCAGGAGTTGCAACGGGTCGCCGCGTACCGGGAGCTGTGCGCGACCGTCCGCCGCGGCGGACGGCACAACGCCGTGTTCGCCGCCCTCATGCTGCTCCTCGCGTTCAGCGTGGTCCAGGCCGGGGCTGTTCTCAGCGGCTACATCTTCGGGGCTCTCGCCCTCGCGGAACTCCTGATCGGCCTCTGGAAGTGGTTGGCCCCGTCGGCCGAGGGGGTGTTGCTCGACGGCGTCGTGCTGCTCGCGTTCGGCGGTTGGAACATCGTCCGCACCGCGCTCGTGGTCCAGGCTGGCGGTCAACCGCAGGCGTTCAGCGTCATCCTCGGCCTGTTCCTGATCTGGGGCGCGGTCGGCCGGTTCCGGGCTTACAGCCAGCTCCGCCGTCTGTTCGCCGAGCGCCCGACCCGCGACCAGCTCGCGTGGTTCGACGGCCTCGTCGCCGAGATTCGCCAGTCCGACCCCGAAACCGACACGACTGCGCTCGACCTGCCGACGCCGCCGCGTTGGAAGGCGAAACTGCTCGGAAACACCGCGTTCCTGGTCGCCACGAAGGGCGAGTCGGCGGTCGTAGCCGGGCCGTGGGACATCGACCTGGTGCAGCGCGGCAAGCGCGGCCGGCGCGGCGTGCCCGTCGAGATGATGATCTACGGCCAGATGACACCTCGGTTCGACGTGGACGCCGCGACCTTCGAGAACTTCCAGACCTGGGCCGCGGCCGCGCGCGGCGAACCCACCGGCCCCCGATGATCGAAGTCCGTGACCTGTCGAAGTGGTTCCGCGGACCGGACGGCGGCCGCGTCACGGCCGTGGACGCGCTGCGGTTCACCGTCCGCCCCGGCGAGGTGTTCGGCCTCCTGGGGCCGAATGGTGCCGGCAAGACGACCACGCTGCGGATGCTCTGCACGGTGCTGCAACCGACCGCCGGCACCGCCACCGTCGCCGGGTACGACGTGGTCACGCAGCCGTCGGCGGTGCGGCACCACGTCGGCTTTCTGAGCGCGAACACCGGCGTCTACGACCGAAT carries:
- the selA gene encoding L-seryl-tRNA(Sec) selenium transferase, giving the protein MSNPFRDLPAVARVLETAAAVAARARHSAADLTKAVRDQLDTIRAAIAARGEAGDVSAESIAAAAVARLDVDAIPRLRPVINATGVVLHTNLGRAPLAEEAARAAFEAGRGYLNLELDLASGKRGSRQDAVRDGIRAVTGAEAATAVNNCAAATVIVLRAVAAGREVIVSRGQLIEIGGGFRIPDIMAVSGATLREVGTTNITRVADYERAIGPSTAALMRVHTSNYRVRGYTKAVGLDELVAVGRTRGLPVIDDAGSGQSLDLAPFGLPGEPLVSAGIAAGTDLVLFSGDKLLGGPQAGIIAGRADLIRRIEADPLMRAFRLDKMTLAALEVTLRLYRDPTRARRDIPVLRMLTTPLPDLTARAERFAERLRGVGVQADVQADVAYVGGGSLPDVAVPTAVVAVHTANEAELAARLRGGSPGVVGRIQGGRLLLDLRTVFERQEDELLSAIRVAFTFAE
- a CDS encoding DUF1802 family protein, whose translation is MATVAFKEWAVICRALAEGRQAVILRKGGIAETAGEFRPEHERFLLLPTHFHEQHRTGIKSELLPLLDAAEADRPGGGVLRFTHLAEVTAVRKVSELDHALALDGLHGWTADTVRQRFHYRSPGLFVLTVRVAALPAPVEVPERPEYAGCKTWVELVDDVPTDGATPVLSDTAFAAYSAKVNATLIADSNSSS
- a CDS encoding menaquinone biosynthetic enzyme MqnA/MqnD family protein — protein: MATTLRVGAVNYLNTKPLVERLPEFAPRIDLSFALPSRLADQLARGDIDVGLIPVVEYFRGPGYSFVPGIAIGSRGPVLSVTLFSRVPWADVRSVSLDEGSRTSAALTQILLRKRYGVRPRVEPLPIDAPADDLTTDAVLLIGDRAMRACLPGYRFAYDLGAEWADWTGLPFVYALWAVRPGVDLGDAGAAFHAAKEAGLAAAGAIAQREAAGLGLDPGFCRRYLETVIRYDLGPRELAGMAKFHDLAAELGLAPKGATGVRQHRPDLVESR
- the mqnC gene encoding cyclic dehypoxanthinyl futalosine synthase produces the protein MSASIDRILSKAVDGGRLTPDEGVELFRSRDLLKLGRAAHAVCSRLHPEPYRTYNIDRNINYTNVCAAVCDFCSFYRKTGDADAYVLSREELYRKIEETIALGGDQVLMQGGMHPSLKLEWYEELLSDLRARFPAVNLHAFSPPELWHFHKLNKLPLREVLSRLKAAGLGSIPGGGGEILVDRVRKAITKNKALTDEWLEVMRVWHELGGRSSCTMMFGHVETDAERVEHLLRLRQLQDETSGFTAFICWTMQPGHRMTQQPEAGAFEYLRTQAISRLILDNVPNIQSSWVTQGAKIGQVALFYGANDMGSLMIEENVVASAGTVHYLTLEEIRRCIREAGWEPRQRDVYYRLIDPKPAPPPRAERALPVLA